The Arachis ipaensis cultivar K30076 chromosome B07, Araip1.1, whole genome shotgun sequence genome includes a window with the following:
- the LOC107609507 gene encoding probable O-methyltransferase 3, giving the protein MLLIYLDSISYRNIMELQSEMQAAKLLKAQSHIWNHIFNFINSMSLKCAVDLSIPETIHNYGQPMPLSKLIASLQIHPSKSSFIHRLMRILIQSGFFATENMANNELEIGYVLTDSSMLLLKDNPLSVTPFLLAMLDPIFTKPWHQLSTWFRNDDATPFETENGIPFFEFFGREPRLNNLYNDAMASDARLVCNLLLDDKYKGVFEGLESLVDVGGGTGTLAKAIAKSFPQLECIVFDQPHVVAGFEFEGTENLKYVGGDMFEAIPPSNAILLKWILHDWNDEEGLKILRKCKEAIMKNGSKGGKVIIIDMVMKDEKKGDDESLQTQLFFDMLMMVLHNGKERNEKEWAKLIFSAGFSDYKIIPILGIRSLIEIYP; this is encoded by the exons ATGTTATTGATCTATCTAGATAGCATTTCATATAGAAACATCATGGAACTCCAAAGTGAAATGCAAGCAGCTAAACTTCTTAAAGCTCAAAGCCACATTTGGAATCATATATTCAATTTCATAAATTCTATGTCCCTTAAATGTGCTGTTGACTTAAGCATACCTGAAACCATTCATAATTATGGCCAACCCATGCCACTCTCAAAGCTTATTGCTTCATTGCAAATTCATCCATCAAAATCCTCCTTCATCCATCGCTTGATGAGAATCTTGATCCAATCGGGCTTCTTCGCTACCGAGAATATGGCCAACAATGAGCTCGAAATCGGGTATGTTCTAACGGATTCATCTATGTTGCTACTTAAGGACAACCCCTTGAGTGTGACGCCTTTTTTGCTTGCCATGCTTGATCCCATTTTCACAAAACCATGGCATCAATTGTCTACATGGTTCAGAAATGATGATGCTACACCATTTGAAACTGAAAATGGCATACCATTTTTCGAGTTTTTTGGCCGTGAGCCTAGACTTAATAATCTTTACAATGATGCGATGGCAAGTGATGCTAGATTGGTTTGCAATTTGTTACTTGATGACAAGTACAAGGGCGTGTTTGAGGGTTTGGAATCATTGGTTGACGTTGGTGGAGGCACTGGAACTCTTGCAAAGGCCATTGCCAAATCATTTCCCCAATTGGAGTGCATTGTATTCGATCAACCGCATGTTGTTGCTGGCTTCGAATTTGAAGGGACTGAGAACCTTAAATATGTTGGAGGAGACATGTTTGAGGCCATTCCTCCGTCTAATGCCATTTTGTTGAAg TGGATTTTGCATGACTGGAATGACGAGGAAGGTTTGAAGATATTGAGAAAATGTAAAGAGGCAATCATGAAAAATGGCAGCAAAGGAGGGAAGGTGATTATCATAGATATGGTGATGAAGGATGAGAAGAAAGGTGATGATGAATCACTTCAAACACAACTCTTCTTTGACATGCTGATGATGGTGTTGCATAATGGAAAGGAGAGAAATGAAAAAGAATGGGCCAAATTAATATTCTCTGCTGGTTTTAGTGACTACAAGATAATTCCAATTCTAGGAATAAGGTCTCTCATTGAGATATATCCATAG